The nucleotide sequence ACCTCAGCAGATAGATAACTGTGTTCTACATCCTGGGTATTACTGTCATCACCACAGCAGCTAGATAACTGTGTTCTACATCCTGGGTATTACTGTCATCACCACAGCAGCTAGATAACTGTGTTCTACATCCTGGGTATTACTGTCATCACCTCAGCAGATAGATAACTGTGTTCTACATCCTGGGTATTACTGTCATCACCACAGCAGATAGATAACTGTGTTCTACATCCTGGGTATTACTGTCATCACCACAGCAGATAGATAACTGTGTTCTACATCCTGGGTATTATTGTCATCACCACAGCAGATAGATAACTGTGTTCTACATCCTGGGTATTACTGTCATCACCACAGCAGATAGATAACTGCTGATGTAAGACTCCAAGCCAAACATACTGCAAGCCAACCATTTTGAATTGCAGGTTCATTCATAGGGTCCCAGTCATCATGTGATTCCCTAATGGATTCCAATGAAAACCTTGTAGACTGATATaggacacttttatccaaaggtgaatgtctttaaactgcattgttctcatgatgtgtgtgtagcagtgtgatgttgttccacTAGATTACACACCAAGTTGCACACAAGGACCAGTTCAAATAGGTCAAGAGGGGATATTAAGCTTTGACATACAAACTATCGGACGTGCTATGCTGCAGAAGTTTGGTTTATTTTCAGCGTGTGTAGTTTATAAAGTATTTAACTCAATCATCGGTGTGACAGCTCTAGGTCGTGGTTGTTATCGTTTGGCACCGCGCCGGTTATGGTTCTCATGGATTAGTAGCAATATTGTTGCGAAGCTTTGACATACAAACCATCAGACGTTCAGACAGGACACCGGCACGCCTTTGTTGTGTCtatgaacaccccccacattcataccctctgcTCTCATCCACTGGAACATAATACATGTTACTGCAAATCCTCTGATGATGACTGGGTTCTTTCTTGTATGAAGTTACTGTTCACTTGCTCTGACAttattattgtatgaggtattcttgGTTACTCCTGTgctgtgatgtgggttttatagGGTGtgtattctcttctctctccactggctatctggtaaacaggctacactctaggcagtctcttctgctgatgtgtgtgtgtctggtagtggtactctctctattctactcttctCCTTTCGGcagggttaatacctgcctggcgccccaACAAAATCTTTAtctttacccctctctaataaatactgctacaatatgtatatactgtattctagtcaaggcctgtcctatttaactactactgaCACAagcattgttagatattactgccctgttggagccaggaacacaagcattgttagatatataactatataccacacctcctcagtcCTTAtctgtggtactgtatattaactatataccacacctcctcagtcCTTAtctgtggtactgtatattaactatataccacacctcctcagtcCTTAtctgtggtactgtatattaactatataccacacctcctgaGTTCTTATTGATTAATTACAACACATAGGTGTATTATAAGGCATTATAAAGGTCATTAAAATAATGATACATACGTACTTCATAGAAGCTGTTACCCTTCATATATTCTAACAACTCACATTTTAACATTCATGATGTCATTTGTTCCATGTTAAGGGCTCTAACCTTGGAACAAAACTATTTGTCTCCCTCTTGCTGTTGCAtgcagttcctctctctcttcctccattcctctaacccctccctccttctaACCCCAGCCCTCTGGCAGAACCAGGAAGTCCCTCCCCCTCCCACAAACCCTCTTCTGAGGAAACGAAACTGATCTGAGTctctctgtcgtctgtctgtgtgacagtgAACAACCGTCCAAATGGCTCGACAGGGAGATCTGCTGGACCAGGACCAgttctgttgttctgtctgtctggatttACTGAAGGAGCCGGTCACTATTCCCTGTGGACATAGTTACTGTAGGAGCTGTATTGAGGGCTGCTGGGATCAGGATGTTCTGAAAGGGGTCTATAGCTGTCCTCAGTGCAGAGAGACCTTCACTCCAAGGCCTAATCTGAGGAAAAATAACATGTTGGCTGAGCTGGTGGAGAAACTGAGGAAGACAGGACTCCAGGCTGCTCCCCCTCCTGCTCTGTGCTATGCTGGACCTGGAGATGTGGCGTGTGATTTCTGCACTGGGACCAGAAAGCAGAAAGCCCTCATGTCCTGTCTGGCATGTCTGGCATCTTACTGTGAAACTCACCTCCAACCTCACTATGAATTTCCTGCTTTGAAGAAGCACAAGCTGGTCAAAGCCACGGCACAACTACAGGAGAAGATCTGCTCTCATCATGACAAACTGCTGGAGGTTTACTGTCGTACCGATCAGCAGTGTATCTGTCTGCTGTGTACAATGGATGAACATAAAGGCCATGATACAGTGTCAGCTGCAG is from Oncorhynchus kisutch isolate 150728-3 unplaced genomic scaffold, Okis_V2 scaffold764, whole genome shotgun sequence and encodes:
- the LOC116361891 gene encoding E3 ubiquitin/ISG15 ligase TRIM25-like isoform X2 — its product is MARQGDLLDQDQFCCSVCLDLLKEPVTIPCGHSYCRSCIEGCWDQDVLKGVYSCPQCRETFTPRPNLRKNNMLAELVEKLRKTGLQAAPPPALCYAGPGDVACDFCTGTRKQKALMSCLACLASYCETHLQPHYEFPALKKHKLVKATAQLQEKICSHHDKLLEVYCRTDQQCICLLCTMDEHKGHDTVSAAAERTEKQRQLGMSQQKVQQRFQEREKELKELQQAVESFKTEEREQRLNLNFQCPAPSTPLRQPPGCPASEHPRHSCDWQIAG